The Solibacillus daqui genome has a segment encoding these proteins:
- a CDS encoding FAD-binding oxidoreductase: MHYEQIKVELLAFLTPEQVSDNDIIRAQHGQDESYHVPALPDLVVFPRSTQEVSDILKIANTFEVPVIPFGRGSSLEGHIIPYNGGISIDFNEMNTILSIEPENLLVKVQPGVTRSQLNLALKKHGLFFSVDPGADASLGGMAATNASGTTAVRYGVMRDQVRDLEVVLANGDIIHTGNSAAKSSSGLHLNGLFVGSEGILGCITELTLRVYGIPEHEVAGRAVFSSTNIAVQAVTAIKHAGIPIGRVELVDTASIRMVNQYSETDYPEQPTLFLEFHGNEAGLQQDIEFATEILQDFGCTHIQFEKDTTARNQLWNARHNLAYAFIHANPGKKLMSTDVCVPINELANAIEFARKELEVSGLIGGLTGHVGDGNFHALLMIDLNHEDEVTRAKQYNKKIVEYALSIGGTCTGEHGVGVGKMEYQQQEHGNALAAMKAIKHALDPKNILNPNKLI; this comes from the coding sequence ATGCATTATGAACAAATAAAAGTTGAGTTACTTGCTTTCTTAACGCCTGAACAAGTTTCAGATAATGACATTATTCGCGCACAACATGGACAAGACGAATCCTATCACGTACCCGCATTACCAGATTTAGTTGTTTTTCCTCGCTCAACACAAGAGGTTAGTGACATTTTAAAAATAGCGAATACATTTGAAGTTCCAGTTATTCCATTTGGACGAGGTTCGAGTTTGGAGGGTCATATTATTCCCTATAATGGCGGCATTTCGATCGATTTTAATGAAATGAACACTATCCTATCGATTGAGCCTGAAAATTTACTCGTAAAAGTACAACCTGGTGTCACTCGCTCTCAGCTTAATTTAGCACTAAAAAAACACGGATTATTTTTCTCAGTTGACCCAGGCGCAGATGCCTCACTAGGCGGGATGGCCGCTACAAATGCTAGTGGTACGACGGCGGTACGTTATGGGGTTATGCGCGATCAAGTGCGTGATTTAGAGGTTGTTTTGGCAAATGGCGACATTATTCATACAGGTAATTCTGCTGCTAAATCTTCGTCAGGTTTGCATTTGAATGGCTTGTTTGTTGGATCAGAAGGAATATTAGGCTGTATTACAGAGCTTACATTGCGTGTATATGGTATTCCAGAACATGAAGTGGCTGGCCGCGCAGTATTTTCTTCAACCAATATTGCAGTTCAAGCTGTTACTGCGATAAAACATGCTGGGATTCCAATTGGACGTGTGGAGCTGGTAGACACTGCATCAATCCGTATGGTAAATCAATATAGTGAAACGGATTATCCAGAACAGCCTACATTATTTTTAGAATTTCACGGTAATGAAGCTGGTTTACAACAAGATATCGAATTTGCTACGGAAATTTTACAAGATTTTGGCTGTACCCATATTCAATTTGAAAAGGACACAACCGCACGTAATCAATTGTGGAATGCACGCCATAATTTAGCGTACGCATTTATTCATGCCAATCCTGGTAAAAAGCTTATGTCTACCGATGTTTGTGTGCCAATTAACGAATTAGCAAATGCGATTGAGTTTGCGCGCAAAGAGTTAGAAGTGAGCGGCTTAATTGGTGGGCTGACTGGCCATGTAGGCGATGGCAACTTCCATGCGTTATTAATGATTGATTTGAATCATGAGGATGAGGTTACACGAGCGAAGCAATACAATAAAAAAATTGTAGAATATGCTTTGTCTATCGGGGGTACTTGTACTGGCGAACATGGAGTTGGTGTTGGAAAAATGGAATATCAGCAACAAGAGCATGGAAATGCACTTGCAGCTATGAAAGCAATCAAGCATGCACTTGACCCCAAAAATATATTGAACCCAAATAAACTTATTTAA
- a CDS encoding sigma-70 family RNA polymerase sigma factor — protein MKEQELDLLMKQHSAQLLRIAYYYTKNLHTAEDIVQDVFIKFYHLKQPIDPTITERYLIKMTVNKAKDYLKSWHYQRLVFQEKWLSLKTSQQDALIVRDEEQLISDAVLSLPMKEREIVAYYYLEGLTLKAISELLQINENTLKSRLVKARKLLRVQLQEVEWEVLKDDTL, from the coding sequence GTGAAAGAACAGGAGCTCGACTTATTAATGAAACAACATAGTGCGCAACTTCTACGCATTGCCTATTATTACACGAAAAATTTACATACAGCCGAAGACATTGTTCAGGATGTGTTTATAAAATTTTATCATTTGAAGCAGCCAATTGATCCGACAATAACCGAGCGATATTTAATAAAAATGACAGTCAATAAAGCGAAAGACTATTTGAAAAGCTGGCATTATCAGCGTCTTGTTTTTCAAGAAAAATGGCTGTCTTTAAAAACTTCGCAACAGGATGCACTCATTGTGCGTGATGAAGAACAGCTCATAAGCGATGCGGTACTGAGCTTGCCAATGAAAGAGCGAGAAATAGTTGCGTATTACTATTTAGAAGGGTTGACGTTGAAGGCGATTTCGGAGCTTCTTCAAATTAATGAAAATACACTGAAATCACGGCTAGTAAAAGCAAGAAAGCTATTAAGAGTGCAATTACAAGAAGTGGAATGGGAGGTGTTAAAGGATGACACGTTATAA
- a CDS encoding GlpM family protein produces MFYIIQFIIGGTVMLLASWLSRSNLHFLSGVITLLPILTLLNMRLQMKSMTAETFQLVQQNAIFGAIGMVLFTSLVFYFSSIWKPGQAVLSALGIYIVFMVIGKPIMAMLQS; encoded by the coding sequence GTGTTTTATATCATTCAATTTATTATTGGCGGCACCGTGATGCTTCTTGCTTCATGGTTAAGTCGTTCGAATTTGCATTTTTTATCGGGTGTAATTACACTGTTGCCGATTTTAACGCTGCTTAATATGCGCCTGCAAATGAAAAGCATGACAGCGGAAACATTTCAGCTTGTACAGCAAAATGCGATTTTCGGTGCGATAGGTATGGTGCTGTTTACAAGCCTAGTATTTTATTTCTCAAGCATTTGGAAGCCAGGTCAAGCCGTACTAAGTGCGCTTGGGATTTACATTGTGTTTATGGTGATCGGTAAGCCGATTATGGCCATGCTACAAAGCTGA
- a CDS encoding AraC family transcriptional regulator, with protein MNIPINELIKYFANETIQFSDLFVTSLNPNIQDSNRYTAAHYNGLVITLSGSANFSLNGECYAVNKGVVLHAGPRMEINIEVTSDEPWHYVVLHYEVIESTVQFKNYHFTIDSGENHKIDYFVQQIIQTEKIPGDLNKLKCKSNFLHLIEVLLICAKMKTANNVVDHAVSFMTENYAQQIAIAEIAEEVGCDRRRLAYFFDKQVGMSPIQFLTEIRLKHSKEILRTTMMPVKEIAELVGYQDSFYFCRVFKKQYQMTPTDYRKRFLQY; from the coding sequence ATGAATATACCAATTAATGAATTAATAAAATATTTTGCAAATGAAACAATTCAATTCTCAGATTTATTTGTGACGAGCTTAAACCCAAATATCCAAGATAGCAATCGTTACACAGCTGCCCATTATAATGGGCTCGTCATCACTTTGTCTGGCAGTGCCAATTTTTCTTTGAACGGTGAGTGCTATGCCGTGAACAAAGGGGTAGTGTTACATGCCGGTCCGCGAATGGAAATAAATATTGAAGTGACGAGTGATGAGCCTTGGCATTATGTTGTACTACATTATGAAGTTATTGAAAGTACAGTACAGTTTAAAAACTATCATTTTACTATTGATAGTGGTGAAAACCATAAAATTGATTATTTTGTACAGCAAATTATTCAGACGGAAAAAATTCCTGGAGATTTAAATAAACTTAAGTGTAAATCTAATTTTTTACATTTAATTGAAGTTCTCCTTATTTGCGCAAAAATGAAGACTGCAAATAATGTCGTCGATCATGCAGTAAGTTTTATGACTGAAAATTATGCGCAGCAGATAGCGATTGCAGAAATTGCTGAGGAGGTTGGCTGTGATCGCCGTCGTTTAGCGTATTTTTTTGATAAACAAGTGGGCATGTCACCAATTCAGTTTTTAACGGAAATTCGTCTAAAGCACTCGAAAGAAATCCTTCGTACAACAATGATGCCAGTGAAGGAGATTGCTGAGCTGGTAGGTTATCAGGACTCGTTTTATTTTTGCCGTGTCTTTAAAAAGCAATATCAGATGACGCCGACCGATTATCGCAAGCGATTTTTACAATATTGA
- a CDS encoding ABC transporter substrate-binding protein, whose translation MKKYRALVGAAALTLMLAACNGDEEEVKSSDAASTDAKTEEVAKEVKQEEATTQKVTYLGNEYEVPTQTNTIIAASLEAMEDSAVLGIKPAGVISMDGSSIPKYLENELAGATVVGSKREPSAEAMLSLSPDVILGTSKFDETQMANFNKVATTFPYSHISTNWKENLTLLGQLAGKEAEAAEAITNYESTLTETKDKIANSDLKDKDVLVIRVRSGLAVYPEAVYLNPSLYEDLGLQVPAGLAVLEAKTETKITYETLAEWNPDVILLQFAADENTENPELLNEILENSIFKSVTAAKENQVYVNIVEPLAQGGTAWSKINFLNAFKENVVK comes from the coding sequence TTGAAAAAATATCGTGCTTTAGTTGGTGCAGCAGCGTTAACACTTATGCTTGCGGCATGTAACGGAGATGAAGAGGAAGTAAAATCTTCAGATGCTGCTTCAACGGATGCTAAAACAGAAGAAGTAGCAAAAGAAGTGAAGCAAGAAGAGGCAACTACTCAAAAAGTTACATATTTAGGCAACGAATATGAAGTACCTACACAAACTAACACAATCATCGCAGCAAGCTTAGAAGCGATGGAAGATTCAGCTGTTTTAGGCATTAAACCGGCGGGTGTTATTTCAATGGATGGCTCTTCAATTCCAAAATACTTAGAAAACGAATTAGCTGGTGCGACAGTTGTTGGTAGTAAGAGAGAGCCTAGTGCAGAAGCGATGTTATCACTAAGCCCAGATGTAATTTTAGGTACTAGTAAATTTGATGAGACTCAAATGGCAAACTTTAATAAAGTAGCAACTACATTTCCATATTCACATATCTCAACAAATTGGAAAGAAAATTTAACTTTGCTAGGTCAGTTAGCTGGTAAAGAAGCAGAGGCAGCAGAAGCAATTACGAATTATGAATCTACTTTAACTGAGACAAAAGATAAAATTGCTAATAGCGATTTAAAAGACAAGGATGTTTTAGTTATTCGTGTACGTAGTGGATTAGCAGTTTATCCAGAAGCAGTGTATTTAAACCCTTCATTATATGAAGACTTAGGATTACAAGTACCAGCTGGATTAGCTGTTTTAGAAGCGAAAACAGAAACTAAAATTACATATGAAACGCTTGCAGAATGGAATCCAGATGTGATTTTATTACAATTCGCAGCTGACGAAAACACTGAAAATCCAGAGTTACTTAATGAAATTTTAGAAAACTCAATTTTTAAAAGCGTTACAGCAGCAAAAGAAAATCAAGTTTATGTAAATATTGTTGAACCACTGGCGCAAGGCGGAACAGCTTGGTCAAAAATCAATTTCTTAAATGCATTTAAAGAAAATGTAGTGAAATAG